The nucleotide sequence GGCGTGTATGTGCTGATGGATCAAGCGCAGAGCATGCTGGCCATGGGCGAGCACGTGCAGGGCCAGGTGCAGGGTTTGCCCATAGAGGCGCCGATTCTTACCCTTGAAGTCGTGCGCGTTGAAGCATTGGGAGTGGGCCTGAGGTTTGTCCGCGACGACGAGCCATCCTAGGTTTTGGCCTGTCGAGGGGGCTTATCCAGACGCTTGAGAAATACGCTGATCTCCTTACCCGCCTGTTTGTCGCCTTTCTGTTGCGCCA is from Pseudomonas sp. TMP9 and encodes:
- a CDS encoding PilZ domain-containing protein translates to MSNSRRNVRTPLKVRLRIDHPVHGEMLVTTRDISECGVYVLMDQAQSMLAMGEHVQGQVQGLPIEAPILTLEVVRVEALGVGLRFVRDDEPS